In one window of Helianthus annuus cultivar XRQ/B chromosome 17, HanXRQr2.0-SUNRISE, whole genome shotgun sequence DNA:
- the LOC110925065 gene encoding annexin A11-like, which translates to MGGPSNAAPEIDPPPASYAPPQPPMGFDNPIPTYPGSSGYNPFENTSGYPSDYGNQDPYLTATQYHHLYPSSYPQVHPTGYPVQGYQYRPYQQPPPLQQLQQLQQQTQEILERLDRVEQKARKKEKEHSSFMKGLANVNKGKKK; encoded by the coding sequence ATGGGTGGGCCCTCGAACGCGGCACCGGAGATTGATCCTCCGCCAGCTTCTTATGCACCACCTCAGCCGCCTATGGGTTTTGACAACCCTATCCCGACTTACCCAGGTTCTTCTGGGTATAATCCTTTTGAAAACACATCGGGATATCCATCAGACTATGGAAACCAGGATCCCTACCTTACCGCTACTCAATACCATcacctttacccttcttcttaCCCTCAAGTTCATCCAACTGGATACCCAGTGCAGGGTTATCAATATCGGCCATACCAGCAACCTCCTCCTCTCCAGCAGCTACAGCAGCTGCAGCAGCAAACTCAGGAAATCCTGGAGAGGTTAGATAGGGTTGAGCAGAAAGCTAGGAAAAAGGAGAAGGAGCATAGTAGCTTCATGAAGGGCCTTGCAAACGTTAATAAAGGCAAGAAGAAGTAG